In Brassica rapa cultivar Chiifu-401-42 chromosome A06, CAAS_Brap_v3.01, whole genome shotgun sequence, a single window of DNA contains:
- the LOC117126228 gene encoding uncharacterized protein LOC117126228 has translation MQKEIVLNADQYGHWKACMKQMIRGINEDAWTAVEIGWEEPTIVTVGEKKPKPKEDWSEAEHNASKFNAKALSVIFGAVEAEQFQLIQGSTLAKEAWEILLNSFEGDESVKRTRLDHLGSQFKNLRWSDNDSVASFSAKLSGMAHEAFVLGKKYKEKKLVKKLLRCLQTKFRAHKAVLQMTTNTDELKFDKLVGMLKAQEMETDSSSVSTSGGASRSIALAADKDGDRSPNVEDAMGMLARNLSKMMNSSGERNLYGRQGGDRGNSRRRERLKCYECEGVGHIKADCPIAQRRELKCSECRCVGHTRRECPNSKKEKGVPLQSSDDSESEEDGKVMKNMVAFGARREKSIESSDSEVSTDFEDYQVMHNKWLNLKNQNLRLQHDLVQSREQYDDLAEELAAVNENYESLEKEVSKLREVATDERERAMRLERDLAENRKQIRMLNSGCKELDKILSMGQPAKAKWGLGNRGAESTKEVQHKGLPRFVHGSTSENGAKGACQELRRDIRQGVRQEVLQRVAVSNKPKVVHQCNNMKVRQEVLKHGYAAGTRKETDRCISNCVRPSKKQHRMCCWFCGKVVHKKVECFAREKSRNMVKKVNKTFTRPRRVEKVSLAKSGLLDEIKDETSEDGCSSVRSDLQEDQEASSMESGHGVVCDTKGKEIEVR, from the coding sequence ATGCAGAAGGAAATCGTGTTGAATGCGGACCAGTATGGTCATTGGAAGGCTTGCATGAAGCAGATGATTCGAGGAATCAATGAAGATGCGTGGACAGCTGTGGAGATTGGTTGGGAGGAGCCTACCATAGTCACAGTAGGTGAGAAGAAGCCTAAGCCAAAAGAGGATTGGTCAGAGGCAGAACACAATGCATCAAAATTTAATGCAAAGGCATTGTCGGTGATTTTTGGAGCTGTTGAAGCAGAGCAGTTTCAGCTGATTCAGGGGAGTACTTTGGCTAAAGAGGCGTGGGAGATCCTGCTGAATTCATTTGAAGGAGATGAGAGTGTCAAGAGGACACGTCTAGATCATCTTGGGTCGCAGTTTAAGAATCTCAGGTGGTCTGATAATGATTCTGTGGCGAGTTTTAGTGCCAAACTCAGTGGTATGGCGCATGAAGCATTTGTACTTGGGAAGAAGTACAAGGAGAAGAAGCTGGTAAAGAAGTTACTACGCTGTCTTCAAACGAAGTTTAGAGCTCACAAGGCGGTCTTACAGATGACTACAAACACGGATGAGCTCAAGTTTGACAAGCTTGTGGGTATGCTGAAGGCACAAGAGATGGAGACAGACAGTAGTTCAGTCTCTACGTCAGGTGGTGCATCAAGGAGTATAGCTCTTGCTGCTGATAAAGATGGAGATAGATCTCCAAATGTTGAAGATGCCATGGGGATGTTGGCTAGGAATCTGAGTAAGATGATGAATTCCTCTGGTGAGAGGAATCTGTATGGTCGTCAGGGAGGTGATCGTGGCAATAGCAGAAGAAGAGAACGTCTTAAATGTTATGAGTGTGAAGGTGTTGGTCATATAAAGGCTGACTGTCCTATAGCACAACGAAGAGAACTTAAGTGTTCTGAGTGCAGATGTGTTGGACACACACGGCGTGAATGTCCAAACTCAAAGAAGGAGAAAGGAGTTCCATTGCAGTCGTCTGATGATTCAGAGTCTGAAGAAGATGGAAAGGTGATGAAGAATATGGTTGCATTTGGTGCACGCAGGGAGAAATCCATTGAATCCTCGGATTCAGAAGTCAGTACAGACTTTGAGGATTATCAAGTAATGCACAACAAGTGGTTGAATCTCAAGAATCAGAATCTGAGGTTGCAACATGATTTGGTGCAGAGCCGTGAACAGTATGATGATCTTGCTGAAGAACTTGCTGCTGTAAATGAGAATTATGAGTCTCTGGAGAAGGAGGTTAGCAAACTGAGAGAGGTTGCTACTGATGAACGTGAGAGAGCAATGAGGCTGGAACGTGATTTGGCTGAGAATCGCAAACAGATCAGGATGCTCAACAGTGGATGCAAAGAGTTGGATAAGATACTCTCGATGggtcaaccagccaaggcgaaGTGGGGCCTAGGAAATCGAGGAGCTGAGAGTACTAAGGAAGTACAACATAAGGGGTTGCCACGTTTCGTGCATGGGAGCACATCAGAAAATGGAGCCAAAGGAGCTTGTCAGGAATTACGTCGGGACATACGACAGGGAGTAAGGCAGGAAGTTCTGCAGCGCGTAGCTGTGAGTAACAAGCCAAAAGTAGTACATCAGTGCAATAACATGAAGGTCAGACAGGAGGTTCTGAAGCATGGTTATGCAGCTGGTACAAGGAAGGAGACTGATCGGTGCATCAGCAACTGTGTCAGGCCAAGCAAGAAGCAGCATCGAATGTGCTGTTGGTTCTGTGGGAAGGTTGTACACAAGAAGGTGGAGTGTTTTGCTCGTGAGAAGAGCAGAAACATGGTCAAGAAGGTGAACAAGACGTTCACTAGGCCTAGGAGGGTTGAAAAGGTGTCTTTAGCCAAGAGTGGCTTACTTGATGAGATCAAGGATGAGACATCAGAAGATGGATGCAGCTCTGTTAGGAGTGATCTTCAGGAAGATCAAGAAGCATCAAGCATGGAGTCAGGACACGGAGTTGTCTGTGACACAAAGGGGAAGGAGATCGAAGTGCGTTAG
- the LOC117126034 gene encoding uncharacterized protein LOC117126034, giving the protein MMFGLQRKSNKEKHPRLFVSQTSFKYALNTFDEIVDVQQKPIWWSKEHVNTSKDVADPKRQHFQFDVQQFCDNFVKGVDKALKDVSKSQKKSTSTRAQVAEPSFSISKKTQGESENCFEEFKDFSDSSPIFDETDEEPIESLMSCEESCDLPYLESEFINDNEQANVELTILQPEHPSSLVLSQQVFEEEPLDIPHQCPCLDIWTSLDEVPEPIFDEEDEPDPVFDEEATSIISTFMESHLCFDSGTTTAPSSPAPLLHDLQEHCEEPSSLNSLPDMVVKVSTDDVTRFSLDKMKDFCVSKSVFDNMINSLKIFEPDKCLDQSRFQNVNGITSGIILSSDQFLEHNKGFHLLGRPFDLDLQQTDFCAEKSLDSLVCKGNSFDLSSSRHVLITDELFASSYALDEILIQKLLEQKSLETENDFRDLEFCGSVLQPDLLSFETDNTWHFLRSFRDNGVVLSSDDILVYNTFFEKCLELLINDSQTELQLVCSDVGKDMPILKMNTVVAYLDKIIVCNIYFDEHLERLKNVQFVLGKDILICDLNKYLSCTFDPGLLVFVLSIQERQVQPLNERIGRAQQPQIWRSFVVQTGYLGASDRGSVQEGYLNSPKDKHDQFLRRASTNGPQSTWNSLIKMTSKLQGSFCPLYSFT; this is encoded by the exons atgatgtttggtctccaaaggaaaagtaacaaggagaagcacCCACGACTTTTTGTCTCTCAAACCTCCTTTAAATATGCTTTGAATACTTTTGATGAGATTGTTGATGTGCAGCAAAAACCAATTTGGTGGAGCAAAGAGCATGTCAATACCTCCAAAGATGTGGCTGATCCAAAAAGGCAAcattttcagtttgatgtccaacaattttgtgataactttgtgaagggtgtggacaaagccctcaaggacgtcagcaagagccaaaagaagagcacatccacacgtgcccaagtagctgagccatccttttccatcagtaagaaaacccaaggtgaatctgaaaactgttttgaagaatttaaagatttttcagattcttcacctatatttgatgaaactgatgaagaaccaattgaaagtttgatgtcttgtgaagaaagttgtgaccttccttatcttgaatctgagtttataaatgataatgaacaggctaatgtagaactaactattttgcaaccggagcatccgagtagccttgttttgtctcaacaggtttttgaggaagagccactggatattccacatcagtgcccatgtcttgacaTTTGGACATCTTTGGATGAAGTCCCAgaacctatctttgatgaggaggacgaacctgatccagtctttgatgaagaagcaacaagcatcatatccacctttatggagagccatctttgctttgattccggcacaactactgctccttcatctcctgcccctttgcttcatgatcttcaagagcactgtgaggAACCTTCTTCTCTTAATTCTCTGCCTGACATGGTTGTGAAAGTCAGTACTGATGATGTAACTCGTTTTAGTCTTGACAAGATGaaagatttttgtgtttcaaaatctgtttttgataacatgattaattctttaaaaatctttgaacctgataaatgTCTTGATCAATCACGTTTTCAAAATGTCAATGGCATTACTTCTGGAATTATTTTGAGCTCTGATCAGTTCTTGGAACATAACaaaggttttcatcttcttggaaggccatttgatcttgatttgcaacaaactgatttttgtgctgAAAAATCTCTTGATTCGTTAGTTTGCAAAGGAAATAGCTTTGATCTGAGTTCTTCTAGACATGTACTGATCACTGATGAATTGTTTGCATCCTCTTATGCCTTGGACGAAATTTTGATTCAGAAGTTGTTGGAACAGAAAtcacttgaaactgaaaatgattttcgtgatcttgaattttgtggttctgttttgcagcctgatctcttgagttttgaaactgataatacttggcattttctgagatcatttcgtgataatggtgttgtcttgagttctgatgatattttggtttacaacacattctttgagaaatgccttgaacttttgataaatgattctcaaactgaacttcagcttgtgtgttcagatgttgggaaggatatgcccattttgaaaatgaatactgttgttgcatatcttgataaaatTATTGTCTGTAATATTTActttgatgagcaccttgaaaggctgaaaaatgtgcaatttgttcttggaaaagatatcttgatttgtgatttgaacaaatatttatcttgcacatttgatcctggtcttttagtgtttgttttgagtatccaggaaagacaggttcagcctctgaatgaaagaattggccgtgcccaacaacctcagatttggagaagctttgttgttcaaaccggctaccttggtgccagcgacagaggttcagtccaagaaggATATCTCAACAGTCCGAAG gataagcatgatcagtttctaaggagagcaagcaccaatggaccccaaagtacttggaattccttgataaaaatgacttcaaaactccaaggaagtttctgtccattaTATTCATTTACTTAA